Proteins co-encoded in one Synechococcus elongatus PCC 6301 genomic window:
- a CDS encoding serine/threonine-protein kinase, which produces MALCLNPDCGQPNNDDANSSCATCGSPLLLRDRYRVVKAIGQGGFGATYLGQDLQLPGEPLCVIKQLLPQVQDPEIMLMARELFRREAKTLGRIGSHPQVPTLLDYFEAPEGFYLVQEYIRGKTLEQEVREQGVYSETATKQFLSELLPLLQYLHNQGVIHRDIKPANLLRRDIDRRLVLIDFGAVKDQVSQIQGGSGLTALTSFSVGTRGYAPPEQLAMRPVYSSDLYSLGVTCLFLMTGKGPQDLDYNPVTGELLWRNSVQVSDALATVLGKMLAASVRYRYQRAEQVMTALDLQPYHDSLIQGLSALPPGAPPIKPSSGRTGSGYPSPQERQAEAIRARRRDRSGNRPEQLADAQQIAAWTGGTSNTSGNNSAGRLSLNARDILATYQRGRRDFSQQPLNRIDLSESQLPSVNFQGAQLKESLFVAAQLERADFGQANLHRANLRRANLHQAYFGNADLSFANLQKADLSDAILSNANLRGTNLCGANLRGAKLTPVQLKMAKTNWWTILPDGRRGRLF; this is translated from the coding sequence ATGGCTCTCTGTCTCAATCCAGACTGCGGACAGCCAAATAACGACGACGCTAACAGCAGCTGCGCCACTTGCGGCTCACCGCTCCTGCTGCGCGATCGCTACCGCGTGGTCAAGGCGATCGGCCAGGGTGGATTTGGAGCGACCTATCTTGGGCAAGACCTCCAGTTGCCAGGAGAACCCCTCTGCGTCATCAAGCAGCTGCTGCCCCAGGTGCAAGACCCTGAAATTATGCTGATGGCGCGGGAGCTATTCCGGCGGGAGGCCAAAACCCTCGGCCGCATTGGCAGCCATCCCCAAGTCCCGACACTGTTGGATTATTTCGAAGCCCCCGAAGGCTTTTATCTAGTTCAAGAATATATTCGGGGCAAAACTCTTGAGCAGGAAGTACGGGAGCAGGGAGTTTATAGCGAAACAGCGACCAAGCAATTCCTGAGTGAACTGCTGCCCCTCCTGCAGTATTTGCATAACCAAGGCGTGATTCATCGGGACATCAAGCCAGCGAATTTGCTCCGCCGCGACATCGATCGCCGCCTTGTCCTGATCGACTTTGGCGCGGTCAAAGACCAAGTCAGTCAAATCCAGGGCGGCAGTGGCCTGACAGCCTTGACCTCCTTCTCTGTCGGCACCCGTGGTTATGCGCCGCCCGAGCAACTTGCCATGCGGCCTGTCTACAGCAGCGATCTCTATTCCTTGGGAGTGACCTGTCTGTTCTTGATGACCGGGAAAGGCCCTCAAGATCTGGATTACAACCCGGTTACTGGCGAGCTGTTGTGGCGTAATTCGGTGCAGGTCAGTGATGCCCTCGCAACCGTACTCGGCAAGATGTTGGCAGCTTCTGTGCGCTATCGCTACCAACGAGCTGAGCAAGTGATGACGGCTCTGGATTTACAGCCTTACCACGACAGTCTGATTCAGGGCCTCAGTGCCTTGCCCCCAGGTGCCCCGCCGATCAAACCCTCCTCTGGACGAACCGGATCAGGCTATCCTTCACCCCAAGAGCGTCAAGCTGAGGCCATTCGCGCTCGACGCCGCGATCGCAGTGGCAATCGGCCTGAGCAACTGGCAGATGCACAGCAAATCGCCGCTTGGACAGGTGGGACGAGCAATACCTCGGGCAATAACAGTGCTGGACGACTCAGCCTCAATGCCCGTGACATTCTGGCAACCTACCAGCGTGGACGGCGTGATTTTAGTCAGCAACCGCTCAACCGGATTGACCTGAGTGAATCACAGTTGCCCAGCGTCAACTTTCAAGGGGCTCAACTCAAGGAATCGCTCTTTGTTGCCGCTCAGTTAGAGCGTGCAGATTTTGGTCAGGCCAATCTCCACCGCGCCAATTTGCGACGAGCCAATCTTCATCAGGCCTACTTTGGCAACGCCGATCTCAGTTTCGCCAATTTGCAGAAGGCAGATCTCAGCGATGCCATTTTGAGCAATGCCAACCTGCGGGGCACGAATCTTTGCGGGGCTAACTTGCGGGGTGCCAAGCTGACGCCGGTGCAGCTAAAGATGGCGAAAACGAACTGGTGGACGATTCTGCCGGATGGCCGCCGAGGGCGACTGTTCTAA
- the pheT gene encoding phenylalanine--tRNA ligase subunit beta: MRISLNWLRELVQVDLEPEVLAEKLTLAGFEVEEIEDRRTWAAGVVVGRVLEREQHPNADRLSVCQVEIGQAEPVTIVCGASNVRADIWVAVATLGSYLPCIDLKLKPTKLRGVRSEGMICSLSELGLTKESEGIHIFPEDAGLQAGQPVGPLLGLDDVVLDLTSTANRADALSLIGIAREVRALTAATLTLPEVGTADLSRTTLSWRSLYKVKPGSHYSGTIIEGVTIAPSPEWLQKRLQLAGIRTINNVVDITNYILLEYGQPLHAFDRQKLQAIAGSSDLAIGVRSAQAGETLKTLDDQERTLAEAALVITAGDCPVALAGVMGGADSEVSQETTQLLLEAAWFEPIAVRRSARSQGLRTEASARYERGVNVTELPIATQRAIDLLLQIAGGTVISQTVATTTQTEPEHSITLRLQRINELLGPVQAEDEELKDLGADDIERLLTAIGCHLTLVDDAVWQVRVPPYRYRDLEREIDLIEEVARLYGYDNFGETLPPLGSDEGALSIDESLRRQIRAVCRGVGLTELQHYSLVKPGSDRQVHLANPLLAEYSALRLDLLSGLIDAFQYNWEQGNGPLWGFEIGRIFWREEDGFFEADRMGGILGGDPSRGRWQRGGKEQAIDWYAAKGVLEEIFERFGLTIEFQPDRQDDRFHPGRTASLWLQGDRLGRFGQLHPSLCEGRGLPAEVYAFELDLDVWLDHLDQPERQVPRFQPYSSFPASDRDLAFFVDQSVTVAELERIIRRQGGALLSEVELFDQYCGEHVPENQRSLAFRLTYRASDRTLTEAEVEPVHDQVRQSLVERFRVTLRS; the protein is encoded by the coding sequence ATGCGGATATCCCTGAACTGGTTGCGCGAGCTGGTCCAGGTTGACCTCGAGCCCGAGGTGCTCGCGGAAAAACTGACCCTAGCGGGTTTTGAAGTTGAAGAAATCGAAGACCGCCGCACTTGGGCCGCCGGGGTTGTCGTGGGTCGGGTCTTGGAACGCGAACAGCACCCAAATGCCGATCGCCTCAGTGTTTGTCAGGTGGAGATTGGCCAAGCAGAACCAGTCACGATCGTCTGTGGTGCCAGTAACGTCCGAGCAGATATCTGGGTCGCTGTCGCCACCTTGGGCAGCTATTTACCCTGCATTGACCTCAAGCTAAAGCCGACCAAACTGCGGGGTGTGCGATCGGAGGGCATGATTTGCTCTCTGTCTGAGCTAGGACTGACCAAAGAATCAGAAGGCATCCACATCTTCCCTGAGGATGCAGGCTTACAAGCGGGGCAGCCCGTTGGCCCCCTGCTGGGGCTGGATGATGTTGTCCTCGATTTAACCTCAACGGCGAATCGGGCTGATGCCCTGAGCCTGATCGGGATCGCGCGGGAGGTGCGGGCCTTAACTGCGGCTACCCTGACGCTACCTGAGGTGGGAACTGCAGACCTATCCCGAACTACCCTGTCTTGGCGATCTCTCTACAAAGTGAAGCCTGGAAGCCACTACAGCGGCACGATCATCGAAGGGGTGACGATCGCGCCCTCGCCGGAGTGGTTGCAAAAGCGGCTGCAACTGGCCGGGATTCGCACGATTAATAATGTCGTCGACATTACCAACTACATCCTGTTGGAGTACGGTCAGCCGCTCCACGCCTTCGACCGTCAGAAACTGCAAGCGATCGCGGGCAGTAGCGATCTTGCGATCGGGGTGCGATCGGCCCAAGCCGGTGAAACGCTGAAGACCCTAGACGATCAGGAACGGACGCTAGCCGAAGCCGCTCTGGTAATTACGGCGGGTGATTGCCCAGTGGCCTTAGCAGGCGTCATGGGCGGTGCTGACAGCGAGGTTAGCCAAGAAACCACCCAACTCCTGTTGGAGGCCGCTTGGTTTGAACCGATCGCTGTGCGTCGGTCAGCTCGGAGCCAAGGGCTGCGCACCGAAGCCTCAGCTCGCTATGAGCGTGGGGTCAATGTGACAGAACTGCCGATCGCGACGCAACGGGCGATCGATCTGTTACTACAAATCGCTGGCGGTACTGTCATCAGCCAAACAGTGGCGACCACCACGCAAACTGAACCGGAGCACAGCATCACCCTGCGCCTCCAGCGGATTAATGAATTGCTTGGCCCTGTTCAAGCAGAAGACGAGGAACTGAAAGATCTCGGTGCCGATGATATTGAGCGGTTGCTAACCGCGATCGGCTGTCATCTAACCTTGGTGGATGATGCGGTTTGGCAAGTCCGCGTGCCACCCTATCGCTACCGCGATCTAGAGCGTGAGATCGACCTGATTGAGGAAGTGGCTCGCCTCTACGGGTACGACAACTTTGGCGAAACCCTACCACCACTGGGCAGTGACGAAGGAGCGCTTTCAATCGATGAAAGTCTGCGCCGCCAAATTCGGGCCGTCTGTCGGGGCGTCGGCCTGACGGAATTACAGCATTACTCCCTAGTCAAACCCGGTAGCGATCGCCAAGTCCATCTGGCTAATCCGCTACTGGCGGAATATTCCGCCCTGCGGCTCGATTTGCTCAGTGGTCTGATCGATGCCTTCCAGTACAACTGGGAGCAGGGTAATGGTCCACTCTGGGGCTTTGAAATCGGTCGCATTTTCTGGCGGGAAGAGGATGGCTTCTTCGAGGCCGATCGCATGGGCGGCATTCTTGGCGGTGATCCCAGCCGAGGCCGTTGGCAGCGCGGGGGCAAAGAGCAGGCGATCGACTGGTATGCCGCTAAAGGGGTCTTGGAAGAAATCTTTGAGCGCTTTGGCCTCACGATTGAGTTTCAGCCCGATCGCCAAGACGATCGCTTCCATCCAGGTCGCACTGCTTCGCTCTGGCTGCAGGGTGATCGCCTCGGACGTTTTGGTCAGCTTCACCCATCACTCTGCGAGGGGCGGGGTCTGCCAGCAGAGGTCTACGCCTTTGAGCTGGATCTCGATGTCTGGCTCGACCACCTCGATCAACCAGAACGGCAAGTACCGCGCTTCCAGCCTTATAGCAGCTTCCCTGCCAGCGATCGCGATTTGGCTTTCTTCGTCGATCAGTCTGTGACTGTGGCGGAATTGGAGCGGATCATTCGCCGTCAGGGTGGAGCCCTCCTCAGCGAAGTCGAGCTATTCGACCAATATTGCGGTGAGCATGTGCCGGAGAACCAGCGCAGTTTGGCCTTCCGTCTCACCTATCGGGCGAGCGATCGCACCCTGACTGAGGCAGAAGTGGAGCCGGTGCACGATCAGGTGCGACAGTCCCTCGTCGAACGCTTCCGCGTCACCCTACGCAGCTAA